The Spartinivicinus poritis DNA segment GTTCATTGTACGCAACAACGATCCATCACACAAATAGCAATTGATCGCCGGCAAACACTGATTGCCTTTGAAGATATGTACATTTGGGGTCCAAATGGCGAAGTTGGTCGTCACACCTTTTATAAAAACAACGAAATGGCGGGCTACTGCGCGGTCTTACATGCTCTACAGCTTAAGGGTATTGATGGTCATTATGGAAATAGGCGCAAAACCATTATTTTTGGTTTTGGGGCAGTTAGTCGCGGTGCTATCTATGCACTTAAAGCTCATGGATTTAGAGATATTACTATCTGTATTCAACGTCCTGATCACGAGGTGCGCGAGGAAATTCTCGATTGTCATTATGTCCGTGTTTGTGCAGACAAAACAGGTGATGAACGTATGCTGATAGTCGAGCATGATGGGGTTGAGTTCCCACTAAAAAATTTAATCAAAGAGTCAGACATAATTATAAACGGAACCTATCAAGAAACTGATCACCCTATTCACTATGTAACTAAAGATGAAACTTCATGCCTCAAACCTGGTTGCCTTATTATTGATGTTAGCTGCGACGAAGGGATGGGTTTTTATTTTGCTAAACCAACTACATTCAAAAATCCAATGCTGAAAATTGGTGTAGTGGATTATTACGCCGTTGATCATACACCAAGCTATCTATGGGAAAGCGCCTCTCGATCCATCTCAGCCGCCCTAATTGTTTACCTACCAACTGTAATTGAGGGCTATAACGGTTGGCAGCAAAGTGAAACTATTCGAAAAGCCATCAATATTGATAAGGGTGTGATTCAGAAGCCCTCTATTCTATCGTTTCAAAATCGCCAACAACAATATCCTCATGTAACCATTGGTACGCTTGATCAATAGGAATTTCAATTTTTTGTAAGGCTTCTTCAGTGTAGGGAACTGATACGTGTCACTTCGTAAAACACACGTTGAAATAAATTATTTTGGTACTTTTTGTTTTCTTTCATAAGGTTTGAGTGGCCTGACTCGTTTCAAGTAGCAGGTAAACTAGAGGGGGCACTGGGGACTTTTTAGCAATTCCGCCTAACCCTTTTGAACCTGGAGCACCGCTCAAAAACAGCCACTTATAAGGCTTTTGGTTAACTGAGTGGGGTCTAAGGTGAGTAGACCCCTAATACTAGTTCATATTATAGTCTTTGTTAGACTAGCATTTTTTAAACATCAAGCCATAACGATGAGTTAATTTTCCATCGATAGTATCAGTGGTAATTAAACCACTGTTTCTTCTAGCATACTTATTGTCCACTTTAATTTGAGTTTTAATGACAACCGGTGTAGTCGCATTACAAGAAGACCATACTAAACTACTGATACCTAAGCGGTCACTAATCGTATAATCTTCTGATATTGGGCCTTTAAAATTAGATTGTAGCGATGCTTCTCTAGGATTGCCAGCGAAGAAATAAGTAGATTTTTGCATAGCTTCAACATTGCGATCTAAATCTGCATAACCACGATAGTTTACATCTGCGATGGTAAAAGCAAATCCATTAGGGATTTTGAGTAAGACAGTTAAGTTACAAACTTTACGATTTTCACGTCTTGGAATACCTGGGCCTGCTTCTGCAATATACTCGTCAAATCCTAGTACGAATGACTTGCCATCAGGTGCTACGGTACTAGATACTGTGCCATTGGGGCATCCAGTGCCAGAGCTTTGAATGTTTTTGATGGTCACTTGTGCTAAATCTAAATGCACAGAGGTATCAGTGAAAGTGGCTGCAGATACAGTTGTGCCAGTAATTAAAAATACTGCAGATACTAAGAAAGTTTTTTTGATATAGGTCATTGAAATCTCCATTTTCTATATAAAAGTCGGCTTATTTAACGCTAATTTTTAGTTAATGTAGATTTTTTAAATTAACCAATCGAAGAGTAAAAATTAGCAACTATTAATTTATTAGCCGATATGTTTTGATATTAATTATTATCCTGGTCTACATTTCTCAGACATTGATTGGTGATTTAATGGTACATAAAGGAATGAATAATTCAAATAAAAATAAATATTTCTTGTAAATATTTGTTACTGAAAGTGAAGTGCGCAGCCACTGTTTTTTATGTTAGTAATAATTTGCTTTCGACTACCCCCATATTTATTATTGAGTATAAAAAATTATTCTAGGTTGCAACTGCAAAACCTTGGAGAGGCAAGTAAAGTACAATAATAAAATTGTAGAGCAAAACTATTGATTTATTTATTGAATAACTTGACCGATGCATGCCTCTATATAGCTGGAAGTGTTTAATAAGGTTAGTGATGAAGACATTACGCATATTGAACATACCCTAAATACACGAGGAAGAAAGAGTTTAGGTTATCGTTCCCCCAACCATGTTTTTTTAGAGTATTTAATGGCAGCTTAGAAAAT contains these protein-coding regions:
- a CDS encoding DUF4360 domain-containing protein, whose amino-acid sequence is MTYIKKTFLVSAVFLITGTTVSAATFTDTSVHLDLAQVTIKNIQSSGTGCPNGTVSSTVAPDGKSFVLGFDEYIAEAGPGIPRRENRKVCNLTVLLKIPNGFAFTIADVNYRGYADLDRNVEAMQKSTYFFAGNPREASLQSNFKGPISEDYTISDRLGISSLVWSSCNATTPVVIKTQIKVDNKYARRNSGLITTDTIDGKLTHRYGLMFKKC
- a CDS encoding N(5)-(carboxyethyl)ornithine synthase — encoded protein: MNKLSLGVIGTSKKENERRVAIHPEHFSRLPKHILRQLIFEKGYGAPFGIDDSEIADQTGGIASRQELLADLGTVIIAKPVIEDLQALREGGVLWGYVHCTQQRSITQIAIDRRQTLIAFEDMYIWGPNGEVGRHTFYKNNEMAGYCAVLHALQLKGIDGHYGNRRKTIIFGFGAVSRGAIYALKAHGFRDITICIQRPDHEVREEILDCHYVRVCADKTGDERMLIVEHDGVEFPLKNLIKESDIIINGTYQETDHPIHYVTKDETSCLKPGCLIIDVSCDEGMGFYFAKPTTFKNPMLKIGVVDYYAVDHTPSYLWESASRSISAALIVYLPTVIEGYNGWQQSETIRKAINIDKGVIQKPSILSFQNRQQQYPHVTIGTLDQ